The Chiloscyllium plagiosum isolate BGI_BamShark_2017 chromosome 20, ASM401019v2, whole genome shotgun sequence genome has a window encoding:
- the cebpb gene encoding CCAAT/enhancer-binding protein beta: MQSLTSWDSRCDSPCFQTAPTYINLMEVANFYEPDCSLNKLHRDRSMTDLGIGDNESAIDFSAYIDPASASAAGGNFELGGGGGGGGGDLLTDIMLSDEYKKKSLPDYNAYLSMMRSSSAGARHQGNILSCTPQFLETRLEPVFEQSPDGKGVKQESREEEAAAAAAAAGGGGMSVQAAVAAAAAAAAASSPSSYVRPLLQYQCVASGSNSNLSTSSLSSSATPPATPNSAGDSARATASRSNKSKKLVDKHSDEYRLRRERNNIAVRKSRDKAKLRNVETQHKVLELTAENERLQKRVEQLSRELATLRNLFKQLPEHTLLSASSNC, encoded by the coding sequence ATGCAAAGTCTGACCAGCTGGGACTCGCGTTGCGACTCGCCATGTTTCCAGACGGCTCCGACCTACATTAATTTGATGGAAGTGGCCAACTTCTACGAGCCGGACTGTTCCCTGAACAAGTTGCACCGCGACCGTTCAATGACAGACCTGGGCATCGGTGACAACGAGAGTGCCATCGACTTCAGCGCGTACATCGACCCGGCGAGCGCCTCGGCAGCAGGGGGCAACTTTGAGctcggcggcggcggcggcggcggcgggggGGACCTGCTGACGGATATTATGCTCTCGGACGAGTACAAGAAGAAGTCGCTGCCCGACTACAACGCCTACTTGTCGATGATGCGCAGCTCCTCGGCCGGCGCCAGGCACCAGGGCAACATCCTGAGCTGCACCCCGCAGTTCCTGGAGACTCGGCTGGAGCCGGTGTTCGAGCAGAGCCCGGACGGGAAAGGGGTGAAGCAGGAGAGCCGGGAGGAAGAggcggctgctgctgctgctgctgctggcggAGGCGGGATGTCAGTGCAGGCAGCAGTAGCAGCCGCAGCCGCAGCCGCCGCCGCCTCCTCTCCCTCCTCCTACGTGAGGCCGCTGCTGCAGTACCAGTGCGTGGCCAGCGGCAGCAACAGCAACCTGTCCACCTCGTCCCTGTCCTCGTCCGCCACCCCGCCGGCCACCCCCAACTCGGCCGGCGACTCCGCGCGGGCCACCGCCTCCAGGAGCAACAAGAGCAAGAAGCTGGTGGACAAGCACAGCGACGAGTACCGCctgaggagggagaggaacaacATCGCGGTGCGCAAGAGCAGGGACAAGGCCAAGCTCAGGAATGTAGAGACtcaacacaaagtgctggaactGACCGCCGAGAACGAGCGGCTCCAGAAGCGAGTGGAGCAGCTCAGCCGGGAGCTGGCAACTCTGAGAAACTTGTTCAAACAGCTCCCAGAGCACACCCTGCTCAGTGCGTCCAGCAACTGCTGA